AAGGGCCGGCTCCCATCAAAGCATGATGTTTTGGGCCCTTAAAATGAAGtttaaaacccagaaaatcGGACTGCCGAATTGGTCCAAATTCAAATGGTCATAACTTATTCAATATAAGTCCAAATTAGGCAAATATTATATTCAAATTGAAGCCCAGGATGACTACTTTACAATGAAATAAATCTCACTCAAAAATTATGTGTAGATAAAAAGTTATCGTTAAAATAGTGagcaaatgtcatttttcagtATCGATTTCAAAGCGATTTGAacacttttgagttgtgattacttccaaATTATTGTGAACTCTTTAATTGCCCTTGGTTGACATACGTCGAGCTCATCATTGGGGTCGGggaccaaaatttattaataggtacaaaatgcggtgtctacacTACCCAACCAATCCAAGGGGGTGTTGCCCATTTAAAATCCGATCCAAGGAGTTTCCACCCATTCAAACCTAATCCAAAGAGGTGCTACCCAAATCACCTCGATTTGATCTAAAGATTTAAACCATCTAgtagtcccccccccccccccccccccccggaaTTTAATCTTGAATCCAACATCGCATGCAGGTATAAATCTCTAAACCTAGTTTAGATCCTCAAATCTCAAATTcacaacatgtttcttttgaTGATATGAAATGAATTTATGAACATGCTATAACTATCTAGGGTTTATGAAATCAACTCACATGCTTAAAACCCTTTtttcaaaaccccaaaattttaatatgttttcATGTCTACTTGTTTGTCACATATTTGAGTCTTCAAGAggcttaaaagtttttttttaatttttaattttttaaatttttaaaaagaaatttaactTTGATGTCAATAAAGGAAAAGCGTACAAACATGTTCTTATGTTGTAAATCTTGAGGTTTTGGTTCGTACCTCTTGGGGTTGGTATCAAACCCTAACCAAAACTCAATGCAACCAAAACAAATCTAACACCACCTTTATAGCCTTCCACACAATCTCCAATTGCCTCTTGGTTAGTAGAATCCACAAGTATGGGTCTTCTACATGATCCAATTGAGTGTGTGCctctctaatttttttgaatGTAAATATATGTTAAGATGTTTTTCTCTAGGTGGATTCCATCcccacttataaaaaaaaaaatgattgggTCTTagttgttgaaacttgaaactctataaaaaaaagaagaagatgtttttctttattcaattgGGAATTATGTGCTCTTATATGtgtgcacaaaaaaaaaaaaaaaaaccctaatgcAATGGACTGCCCACATGAGCGCCCGTTTGGACCTTCCTACGGGCCCAAATGCCAACAGAATACAGTAGAATTATGAAAATTCTAACACTATAATGAATGTGATCCGATCTAAGGAAAATCAAGTGAttgtaacacacacacacgcttAAGAGTAGGATGGGCAGTTGAAGCTGCTGTCTGCGATTTTACTGCAGGAATTGAAGATATTTGAAGCTTTGTTGTCAGTGTCCCAGTCATACTGGCAAATAGCAATCTGCTGATCATAAACTCTAAAAAGACCCCATTCCAGTCCAGCCATGACAGCTGTTGATGTTGGACCCAACAGGACACCCATGAATGGTAACATGCATATAGGCATGTAGTTTTCATACATCACCAATATCAAATCGGCAATGGGTGTAAACATTTTACTCAACAAATAGTAAATTGTTTCTTGTTCTTACGTTTATATATTAACAATTTTCAATCAAATAATATTGTATCCTAGTAGTACTTCAATCAAATGATAATAGGTAATTTTGGTATTGTAGATGTCACCCTATCAAGTGTTTCACTTATAAATGGCCTTGTTTGCTCAGCGTGAGCAAGTTTAGTGCAATCCACATTCAAATTTGTTGGCAATCTTAACCTCTAAAGCTCTTCAATATTGAACCCACTAAGCCTCACTCAAGCTACATAGGAATCTTGCAATATCTTTGGAAATTACTACCAAAGATACCCATCTTCAAAAAAATGCATATTCAATTAATGATCACATTGCATCTTGAACTTATTAGACCCCCTAATAAATCCCTTGAAAATGATTGGACCTTCACATGTGACCCCTCTTAATGTTGGGGAAAAGTCTTTTGTGATGCAAGAGTTGCTAAATTGTCTAATAAGATGCATGAGGTTGATCAGTTCATGGAACCGTGCCATTTCTGAGTGCGAGccatttcatgaatgaaatgatTTTACATGTGTCATAAACTATATTCTGCTTCTTTCTGCTTAAATATcttttagaaaatgagatatttttcaaaaaaaaaatattttttaaaattatctcatttttctatatttggtagtaactttaaatgagttagAAAATGATTTTCAAACTTCCTTTATTTAGCTAAGTCATACATTATCTGTTGACTGAAGTTAGTTTtcatttgactcattttttttatactaccaaacactagaaaatacaaaaaactatctttatataAGATTTTTCATAGAAACAAACAGAACATCAGATTGTGCAAATTTCacaaatgacttttttttttttatatacattaaTAATTTGAGATGGGGGATTTGAACATGGGATgaaccattttaagaaagttttaatgcAAATTTGATAAGAACTATAAAAAGCtgtaaaaaatttgatttttttttttttacttaactAATGCTCTCAGAGCATTTGTTAACTTTTCCTAGTAGAATACGCATTTTGGACTATGCTATGCATTGTTCACTTGAAAATCATTGAGGATGCAGTGTAATTAAATTAAGCTTGCCAACAGATTTGGCACTAAATGAATTTGTTAACTCAAACAATGAGACATAGTATCCATTTGAGAttcgtttattttgttgaaactgaaatttttttgctgaaagtgctgtagataaaagtaaaattagctgaaatagtacaatgagacccatgaatagtgctAAAAAATGCAGTGGGACTATGAATAATAACAAagataagctgaatagtaaaataagttggcaaaaataatctttgccaaTTCTCTTGCTATATGGCTAGCTATGAAAAGCCACTCTTGTTGTATGGCATATGGCCAATTCTctcaaaaaagggaaaaaaaaaaagaagacatatGGCCGacataatttgttatattaagaATACTACACAGTTTTAGTCTTGTAAACTAATATGTTATTAatcatcttctaaaaaaaattatattattaatcaacataaaaaaagagaaaaaaaaaaagtttgtacaCTTATTTATTATTACGTTGAAGATGGACCAATCTCATTTATTGTCCTgtcatttataagtttttacTGTACTAAAATTGATAGCAGTTCTAGTATTCAAGGCACAAATGTTCTGTGGAGCCTCAAaatgttaattattatttatctcCCTTTCTGGGAAGTCCATAGATCTATCTAGTGTTTTCAAAATTGGCAAATTTCCAAACAGCTTGACAACTTACACGTTTCATCTTTGACATTACTCAAGGGTCTGGCTTGGACAGTTGGCTTTGCACTGTGGCTTTGAATAACGTGCTGTATGCCTGTATGCAAGACCTAGAGGATTAATGATCATgcacatttttcacaataaaaaaaggGTGTGTTTAGGGCTCTAGtaatttattcttcttcttcttcttcttcttcttcttctctctctctctctcccctgcAAGATATAACAGGCACAACCTCCCCATTGTCTAGTGCCGTGAAGTGGGTAGACATGAAttccataatttattttttaaatttccaaataaattctagacaaaaaaagaaaaagaaaaaaaagagagtaggtGTAAGTAAATTGAAATCCAGCCAAGTGAGCTAAATGGGACATCCCTCTAAAGGACAAGTCAATTATACACACATGGAGCTGTCCGGAGTAAGAGAATaacacatataataaaaataagctaaaagctaaaatgTTTAGGTATAAGTTATACATACGTGGTTACTCTAACATAAATGTTCCAACTCAACATTTCCACATCGGTTCCCTTCAACTTATTGTTGTGTGGATGGCGACGGTATCACTTGCCAAAAGCTGAAAAATACCTCACCTTACCTGCCCTTTTCAAGTGCTTATTTCGTGTACACTTCATGAATTTTATGACATAAATTATCCCTCTCATtccttctatatatatacatgtatgaTTGACTGAGATTTAGCCTTTGACGAACTCAGTTTTGGCCTGCCATGGAGCTCAAGTCTAGCACAACCactatcttttttctcttcctgcTTTTCACTGTGCCCTATTTATCAAGAGGTtagcatctctctctctctctcaacatgTTTTTTCTTGAATCCTTGTATAGTACAACAAAGATTGAAAAGAATTATGTGACATAATGATTTGAAATTGGTTTATATAGGGGAATCGGATCGGTTGGATTTGGAGGTATACCAAATCGATTATAGGGGTCCAGAGACCCACTCATCAACTCCTCCGCCTGATCATCATCACGTTAAGCCTTGGATTCATCGAGAAACTGCTGTGGCAGCTCGCAAATCTAAGGGCTTAAAGGGTGCTAATCTAGGAAGAAAAGTAAGTCCACATGATGCATAATTTCTCATTTGGTTTTTATCATTAAAGAATGAGCTCGAAGTAGTGATACATGAGCAATAATGGGGGCTTTCTCTTGTGGCACAACTCTAGTTCTGACTTATCAATTTTTGGCAACCAAAGTCcatgaaaaattgattttttttttacacaaactTGTGTATAATTAGTtggaaaaaatttatacaaaaaatttcatgtgGATCATGATGAGGGTAGGGTTCTAGAGAGGCTCAATGTACAGCTTTTGTCAGTGACTAATTCACACAATTTCACTGGTTCTGTGGATCTTGGAGGCAGTAAATTAGTAGCTTTTAAATTATTACTTTCACCATTTCTTATGATATTGTTTCTTTGTTGCAGGTCAAGAAAATTCAAGGATAATAAGTTGTGAGGGAGGTTGTTTTAGTTTTGGTCAAATTGGAAACAGCTCAGCTTCTCTCTTACATTCAGTTGAGAATGAGCTTGGAATGTAATATATGGCAATCTTCTATTATGCTTTACCTATATAGCAATTTGTTTAAATGAGGGTTGTGTGATCTTTATTTGGAGTTTGATAATTGTAAGTACTATTATGTAGTTCTGGCTTTAAGAAGAATTAGCTTAATAGCCATAGTTTGTATTGTATATAAATGTAAGTTgcaattaatcaaccaaaaaaaaaaaaatgtatgttgCAAGATCTATAGTTAGCATTCCCTTACTTTCGAGTATATAGAAAAACTTCATTCCTATCATTATTAAGtcaatcttatttttttcataagatGATTTcgattgacttttttttttcccggcCACTGCAAGAGGAAGCTATGCCCTGCCAAATTCATACAGGGCAAAGTTGTGTTAGAGTCCGATCACattagcagttttttttttgttgcttttcggtcaaaaaaaaaaacagttaatttttttttaattgagataCATTACCAATGTAgctatattgtaattatcttaACAAATAAAGGATCGAACTGTTTAACACATATGGTTTGTTAAATATGTTAATTAAAATAGATGCTCAAGCGGAAGTATAAAATAGAGTAACACAAAGACACACGAGAGTTACGTAGTTCAGTCTAATGACTTACGTCAATAGAAAGAATTCTTAAAAGCTACATCTTTGATTGATGTACGAGTATAGTACAAATCTTGTGTTACAATAAACAATACTAAAcacaatataattatatattataagcTAAATCCTAGATTAATCATTCACTAACTGTAGTTCATAAATTTACTTAACAAGTATAAGACTTGAGTTGTACACAAAATAAGATTGGGCTTGGCTATACTATTGTTCTAATATcttcaaatatatttgatgTTTGGTACAACTATTCAATGAATTGCAACACGGAAGTGTTCGTGTTTTTTTTGAGCAACACGAAGTGTTCTACGTGTTCTTCAGCATTCATTTGCTTCGCATCAGAAACACTGGAAAGTGTTAGCTTTTAAAATGTCAATTCATTCAGTAAACAAACGTATGACCAGGGCTATCTGCATTTGTGACAGACATGTAAATGGGACAGTAGGCTTTACAatgttttattgatttattcacGTGATAGTAACATGCAACTACTGGTGTTGATTAGGCGGCCGCGGAAGGGACCAAAAGACTTGCGCCAGCGAAGCTGATTCCCCTACAAATTAATGCATGTTTCTATGATTGATGGAtaaatttattaacatttttgttttttgggggaAAGAGTTAAGATTGAATTGAATGTCATtgctaatttaaatttttttaactttattgaTATATACCAATTGAATGTGAAGGTAGGGTATAAGTTAGCCGACTGAGTTGTAACAAAAAATTTGTACTTGATTCGGACGTTTATTTAACAAACGAACTAAGCTTAAGATCTAATTTAAGCttgattattaaataattaatgtcCAAATATGATAATGTGTTTGTGAACAAGACCGTGAGTACTAGATTCGATATAAATAGACATAATATCATATGTTTAGGAGTTAGGATGCTAGGATAGAGTTTATCTCCAAATTGGTAAGTAAGAAAATTCCTCCCAACATACTGTGTGACGATTTATAAAACtatcaacatttatttttagtcacatgatttatttaatgaatcatgtgatttgtttaaataatacacacaAAGATGACTTTAGGAATCATCATGTATAGGGATGGAAGTAAAATTTTGTCCATATGTTTATATAGAtacatgtataaaaatatacttttataGACTTAAGAATCTAGATATGATGTAAGTTTATAAAGAAGTTCATAAGATATCAGATTATTATTTGTAACTTATTGGTGGATCTAATTTTTCTAAGTTCATAATTGAAACCATTATGAAGGGATGAAAAACTTTACTTGTGATGCTTATTATATATGataaaagaataagttaattaaatagCTTGTGAACAAATTTAAGCttgcttaacaaaaaaaataaacaaagctTGAACATACTTATTATTCATTAATCACTAGTGTATAACACGTGCATATGCatggtacaattaaaaataatcacaattatacacatatatgggttcaaattagacctagtgtatattttttttctcaccctAGCTTCTCTTTGAGACGCTAGAGTGTAGAACCCCGTTATCTTCCCCGGAATGATAAATCCTTCCCTCTGTTAATCACTCTTAGCAGTAGGATTTCATATTGACCCCCCGTTTTATTACGTGTGGTCTAATCTTTTCTCTTATACATCCTAAACTTTGCCATACCACCATGGAAGATATTCTATACGATTGGaaaaaactttcattaataGAAGATGAAGATGTCAAGGTCAGTCTGTCGAAATCCAAAAATCTACGAAAAAAGGAGTATGTATTGGCTGCCAAGTTCCACACAAAGAGAGCCCTCAATCAGTGCCGGCTCAAGGCCTAGgcaacttaggcctaggcctaaggccccacaaccaaaaaaaaaatttccctactaaaaaaaggccccatttttatttgtaaaggccaaaattttataaaaatataacatttttaaataattagtactttttttttaagtgatgttaaagataccacaaattttactataggtttaagtttaaatttaactaacatgtcaccaatcacataaaaaataaattcaaacacaaataaattaagttgttgaatttcatcaattacagtcattatcacattatattatGAACATTTTGCAgtatctttagtatttttctttttcatttctaacaaggcttccaaaataggagaccaatagaaattaaaaccaattgaaaccgtaaaatgtttcaaaaaaaatgctgcaaatgtgatagatcatcaatgatgactaatctcctctaatagtttgagatcttaatttttgtaaactaatatcctacaaagccacacaccaaataatatttatctatctctttctcttaaaaagaatatataaattaaaatttaggttacaactgtacttaactatgcatagttatatatccaagttaaagtaagtttaaaaaaaaaaaaatattttttctagttctttttgtttaaatttatggttcaatTATAATATTCAATCCTCtgtatgaaattaaccttagtttaattattattattcatcaatttttgtatttacatcaaattagtcttaatttaattagtattatatatatttatttaattaatgtttatacATAAAAAGGCCTTATATAAAGTTtccgccttaggccccaaattttgTTGGGCCGGCCCTGCCCTCAATGTGGAAGCAATAGGGCGAACGTTCAAACCTCTATGGAGAGCCAAAAAGGACTTCAAGGTAAGCGAAGCGGGAGATCACATTCTCTTGTTCGTCTTTGAACTAGAAACAGATGTAGAACGGGTTCTTGCCAATGAACCATGGatttttgataaacacacaGTCCTCTTACAGAGATTTGATGGATCGATACCGTCAAGATATTTAA
This genomic stretch from Castanea sativa cultivar Marrone di Chiusa Pesio chromosome 9, ASM4071231v1 harbors:
- the LOC142610935 gene encoding uncharacterized protein LOC142610935, with the translated sequence MELKSSTTTIFFLFLLFTVPYLSRGESDRLDLEVYQIDYRGPETHSSTPPPDHHHVKPWIHRETAVAARKSKGLKGANLGRKVKKIQG